GGGTTTTGGATTCCGCGGACAAAGCGGGCCGCATATTTCACTAGGCTCTAATCTCGTTAGTAGCTCACAGAGTTTAAGCAAGTTTTTACACTTTCGCGCGTTTTTTCTGTTGATTTATTTGGCTCGGTTCAGCAGATATTTTAGCGGCAATTAGGTGCTGTTAacgcataggtacctaatattttaccGGTTCCTACCTATTGTAAAATCCTATATACCGCTCTGTATAAGATGAATAAGTGAGCAATTTTAATTCAACTTATTATATTCTTATGTATGTAGATGTAGTTGATAATCGAATGTCCTTAAATCGTTCAGTCCCTTAAATATGTGTAaacatgtataaaaataataattactccTCTTTTTGCACCCTTTCTCTGTTGAACCCTATGGTTGACAGGGTTAAATTTGCATTAATTAGGCCCTtcatatatttatgtttttttaaaaggtaCTTATACAGGTTTTAACACGaccatttttttacgttttactgaattcaaatacaaattaaacGAAACGAGACGCTAATGAGTGAGcacaaagtaataaataaatattttgttacaggaGATGGAGACATCTTTGGATGATGGTGTGGGTGATGGTAATGGTGGTAGATCGCAGCTCTGGCGCTGAGAGTATCTGTCCCGAGGAGTGCCGGTGTCACTCGCACTACGACGCAGACGAGGGGCACGAGTTGCGCGTCAGCTGCACGCGCGGCGGCATGCGCGCTGTGCCCGTCGACTTCCTGGACCGCAACGCGCAGGTTCTGGTCATTTCGGCACCGCAGGAACGACCCAACTTCCTCACCATCGGGCCCATCTTCACACAACCAACACCGTTCTCCAATCTCCGACAACTCCACATCGTCAATTCAAACGTACCCTCGATAGGCCAGTACTCCTTCTGGGGGCTTCAAAATCTACAACTTATCAACTTGACATATAACAATTTAACCGCAATAGGGACCGATAATTTCCGGGGACTCATTAATCTTACCGAACTACATCTCGACCATAACCGTATAGCGACAATGCCCAGCGACACTTTCAGACACCTCACATCTTTGAGAATATTAATTCTGGCAAACAATCAAATTTCTTCTCTAGTGCCTAGACTTTTTCGAATGCTAGCTAAACTATATCAACTGGACTTGAGTTATAATCCTTTAGCTGATTTGAACCCCGAAGTGTTCAAAGACATACAACACTTAAGAATATTCAAGTGCAGAAAATGTATTTTACGAAGAGTGAATACACAGATTTATCATTTGATTCCTCATTTAGAAGAGTTAGATTTAGGAGAAAACCAATTCAAATATCTCACCTCTGATGAATTTATAAGTcttaagaaattaaaaaagctgaaaCTGGATGGAAACCAGTTGTCGGTGGTGGTGGACAACATGTTCGGGCGCAACCGGGAGTTGAAAGTGCTGTCCTTGGCCCGCAACCGCCTGGCGCTGCTCGCGCCCGCTGCGCTCACGAACCTAACCTCCCTTCTACATCTGGACATCAGTCACAACAAAATAGACAGGTTCCATCTGCAGACTTTTGCGCCTCTTGTTGAATCATTGAAGACTATCAATTTCAGCGGAAACAACCTGCCATTGAACGAGATTGCGATAGCTCTTCAGATACTACCAGAAATTCATGGTGTTGGGCTTGCTAACCTTTCCCTGGAAATTATACCACCAAATTTTTTTACGTATAATGAGCATCTAATTGCCTTAGATATGTCCTGGAATAAAATAACAAAGTTTCCGTTTAAACTTCTGGCAAAAACCAAATTTTTACAAAGACTAGACATTTCACACAATAAGTTACAAGCGTTGAGTGAACAGGACTTGCAAAGACTGGAAGCCATAGCGCAAGTTCATTTGGCTAAAAACTCATGGCATTGTGATCAGTGTTCGGCTGGAACCATGCTGGTGTATATGTCTACTACAGTTCTTAATTCTACCATTAGAAATCTT
This genomic window from Cydia amplana chromosome Z, ilCydAmpl1.1, whole genome shotgun sequence contains:
- the LOC134661458 gene encoding insulin-like growth factor-binding protein complex acid labile subunit, which encodes MKENSERHAGRFRRRWRHLWMMVWVMVMVVDRSSGAESICPEECRCHSHYDADEGHELRVSCTRGGMRAVPVDFLDRNAQVLVISAPQERPNFLTIGPIFTQPTPFSNLRQLHIVNSNVPSIGQYSFWGLQNLQLINLTYNNLTAIGTDNFRGLINLTELHLDHNRIATMPSDTFRHLTSLRILILANNQISSLVPRLFRMLAKLYQLDLSYNPLADLNPEVFKDIQHLRIFKCRKCILRRVNTQIYHLIPHLEELDLGENQFKYLTSDEFISLKKLKKLKLDGNQLSVVVDNMFGRNRELKVLSLARNRLALLAPAALTNLTSLLHLDISHNKIDRFHLQTFAPLVESLKTINFSGNNLPLNEIAIALQILPEIHGVGLANLSLEIIPPNFFTYNEHLIALDMSWNKITKFPFKLLAKTKFLQRLDISHNKLQALSEQDLQRLEAIAQVHLAKNSWHCDQCSAGTMLVYMSTTVLNSTIRNLKCYSPMRLRGTSFASLSFDRLDPCPSTHEAQMSVIAGLMLLCVAVLAAVAAALCYSRRRAAQYYTNEEKRREHEHDHPEELLGRTELGSVATIHAPYHLVSKGS